From the Candidatus Neomarinimicrobiota bacterium genome, the window TTAACCTGCGCAAAACTTTGAATTATATTTTTATTAACTGGAAGTTTTGTAAATCTTGATTAAATCAAACGAGCAATCAGCTAATATGCCCAACCGTAACGTGTGAAATGATTGACATAAAATACGATGGTCTGATTCGACTCATCAACGGTATAAGTGGTTACTTCACCGCCTGTGCCGTCTTCCTGGATCCAGTAGATCTCTATCATATAGGGATCGCCGTCAAATCCGAGAGCGCCATAGTTCATTGTTACTTTTACGTCTACATTGAAGGTCATGCTGGGCAAAAACTCAACCTCTGCCGAGCAGGGGTTCTGGTTGTCCATACATGTAACTTCTACTGTGATCTTGGTGTTATCGTCTACCGCTCCTGCCGGTATCTCTACGATATTACCAAATGTCTTGTTTCCGCCAACCGTGCCGCCTGCAGTGACAGTAATAGTCTTGCCTGCAACTGTTGACGCGTTTAGCGATGTCATTTGCTTCCATGAAGCGGCACTCCACTTCAGGAAGTTGACGTCTGCCAGTGATCTTGCTTCACCTGTAATCGGCGCTGATGCTTTTGCTGCTTCAGGCGCAGTTGTTGCCGCATAGTCGCATGCTACTGAAAACAACAATGCAACAGCCATTAAAGGTAGAAGCAATCCACGCGTACGTGCTTTCATTGGATTTCCCCCTGTTTTGTTAGATTTAAAAATAATATGATTTGTTCTCCCAAACATTATGCGGTTAAGATACTATTTTTAGAATTCTTGACCGTGATTGGTGTCACTAAAGCTGGAAATCAACTAAAATGCCCACCCGTAACGTGTATTTTGATTGTTGTTACCACCGACCGAAGAAGTTCCGTCATCAGTTGAACTCTTCTTGCCGCCTTTTTTGGCAAATGAATCGTTATTTGAATCAATATCATTGGCTGGTGATGCATCTAATGTAGATTGTGCTTCTATTGGTTCCGGTGCTGTTACTGATGCGTAGTCACATCCTATTGAGAACAACAGTGCGAACGCTAATAAAGGTAAAAGCACTTTGTTTGTTCTTGATTTCATTGGGTTTCCCTCGGTTTCTGTCTGATTATTTAGTATGTTGTTTAAGTCTTTATACACTATATGCTCGATTTGCACGGTTAATATAGTATAATCTATATGCTTTGTCAAGGTTTTTTTAATATTATTTTAATATATGTATATTTCGGAAGAAATCTATGGAGTTAATATATTGAATATATAGAACTTAGAGTTATTAAGTTTTTTTAAATAAATTATATTAATTATCTGATTAGGGTCAATCAGATGATATTAGTATGATAACTTACTGATAATAAAATAATTAGGTGCGTTTATCAATTAAAACTGCCATCTAACGCTGAACGGCTTTTTAATCACTGAAAATTTCAATTCGTAATAGGAATGTTCTCTATTATGCTTATCGTGAGCCCTTTTTTCAGAACTGAAGCTTACTTTAATGCTTTCCGGGGCTAATAGTTCTTTTGCCTTGAACCGTTCCTTCACAGAAGAAGAGACGATAACCTGATAACCCTTAGCGAAGGAAGCAAGTCGTTGCGCATCGTTAATTCCGGGACCGAGAACGTTCCAATGGCTATTAATATCACGAAAATCAAAGCAAGTGCCTATATTTACACCATATCTGCATCGAATAAGGTTAGAGCTCTGTCCAAAATCCCGGTTATATCGTTCAAATTGGGTCTGCACCTTAAATATACATTGAAGAAGTTGGGGAATGGCGTTTGTTGCCAGCACTATTATAGTACCGTCTCCGATAGAAATCTTATGCTCAACATCAAATTCTTCTATAGCGTAGTTCAGTTCACATTGATAACGCACAAGTAAATTTAACTGATCGTTTACCGGAAGATGAGAAAACTCTACGAGATCAATAAGAAAAGCGGCTTTTTCCTTTAAAGTTCTTTTATGCTGCTCGTATTCATCAGAATTTAAAAATTCCTGGACTAACTCACCGTCAGGAATAGATATTAATGATTCAACTCCCTCATTAGAGTGCAAAGCAAAAGTTATTGTGGACAAATCATCATTCTTTTCCTGAAAATAACTGGATATAAGAAAGCCGGCTCTTAGCTGTTTCCGGAGTGTTTGCAGCTTCTCCTCGTCAACGGGAAGTGATATTGGTGGAAATGGAGTATCTTTCATCATATGAAATTTTAAGTTTGTATCTTGAATCAAAGATAATTTCGGCTTTATTGCCAATCAAGATGTTTTTTAATTATAATATTTGTAATCGCATTTTATATAAAACCCTTAAAATAGTTAAGTTCACCCGAAATATTATCTTGATAAATAACTGAGATTGGTTTAGGTTTATTTTAGGACGAAAAAATTGAGAAAATATTAAATCAAGAAGGAGCCTGAAATAATATGAATGATACTAAACTATTGGCGGATATAGACCAAGAAATCATGGAAAGAGACCTTTTAAAACATCCATTTTATCAGGCATGGTCTGAGGGCGCCCTTTCGATCGAATCGTTACGCGGATACGCAATTCAATATTATCAGTTTGTTAATATGTTCCCGCGTTTATTAAGCGCTGTCCACTCCAACTGTGAGGATTTAGTTACCAGGCAATCAATTCTTGAAAATCTTGCTGAAGAAGAAAATTTTGAAAAGCCACATCCTGTGCTCTGGTTGAACTTCGCCAAGGCTTTATCGTTATCCACAGAAGAAATAACCAATTCCAAATCTCTTGAAGAGACTGAAAAGGCTATGGAAATATTAACTGATATTTGCAGGAATAGACACTATCTCGCAGGTTCGGCGGCACTTTATGCTTATGAATCTCGAGTACCCGAAATAGCAGGTATCAAGATAGATGGTCTGAAAAAATACTATGGGATTGACGGGGAAAAGGGTTTAGAATATTTTACGCTCCATAAAGAGGTGGACATTCTGCACGCAGAAATATGGCGAAATGTCATTTCAAGCGAAGAATTGAGCGAGGATGTGAGAAATGAAATTATGGATAGTGTGAGAGAAGCTATGTCCGCATATAATATGATTCTTGATGGAGTACAGAGAGAATACGCCTCGGCATAGTACTGTCCGATCAAAAGCCGTTTTCGAGAAGTAATAGTTGTGCAAAATTGGTATATATTTCGTATTTAATTAGTCTGCTGATTATCGTAGATAGGAATTGATTTTTCTAATATTTGAGAAAATCGGCCGTAAAATATCGCCTAAGCTTGAATTCGAATCAGGTTTATCTATAATACAAATTCAGTAATATCAGCTATTTATAGCAACTAATATAGTTCTCTTCATTCACGTTAATTTATTGGCACACAAATTGTACTATTAAAGACGTAAGTATGAATGATGACAGAAATGAGGTTAAAAATGAAAAATAAAATAATAAATATCATATTAATAGTGACAATGGGATTATGGTTTGCTGCATGCAGCGAAGATGAGGCAAAGATAACCGGACCGACTTACGATGATAATGCTCTTGTTTCAATGAGCGTAACTTCTGCTCCGACAATGGATGGTAATGTGGATGCCTTATGGGCTGACGCACGGACTCTTACGTTCGAAAACGTAGTTGTCCCAAACTACTCCTTTTTCTGGAGTGATTATGTGGGCGATACATATAATGTAACGGCAAAATCCGTGTATACTGATACAGACATTTACTTTCTTTTCCAATGGACAGGGGATGCGTCTGAATCACTTCAACGCGAATCATGGTACTTTAATTCAACCGCAAATAGTTGGATGCAAATGCCAAAGAAAGAGCCGGATGAATATGGTGTAAATCCTGCGTATGAAGATAAGTTCGCGGTCATCTGGAACAATAATAACACTATCACAAATTTTAATTCTCAGGGTTGTGGAGTTATTTGCCATGGTGAGTATATGGCGACAAACGCTGATGGTGAATTGGGTGATACGTGGCATTGGAAACGAGTTAGAACAGGTCCAACCAACCTGTTAGACGATAAATACATAGAATTTTCGACCGGAAACGGCAGAAAATCCGATCCCAAAACGAGCGGAGGATACAAGAATAACAAGCAAACGCTGGAAGTGATAACCGCATTAGGCGATACGTTAACATACACTGTCCCAAAATATTGGATACCGGGTCGCACTGATTATCATTGGATTCTTGATACAGAGATCGCAGCCGGAACAGCGAAGCTGATAGTCTCCATTGATACCACAACAATGGCGCTCAGCGATGAAGACGGCAACGGATTATCACCCGGTGATTTTTCTCTTACTTCAAATATCCTCCTGCCGAGCGTATATGTATCAGCGTTCGTAGGCGACAGGGGCGATGTTGCGGCTTATCATAATTATTCCGGTGGGAAATGGAATCTGGAATTGAAGAGAAAGTTGGTAACAGGGAATAACCTAACGGACATTCAATTCGATGATCTGGATGATGAATATTACTTCTCCATTGCAGTTTTTGACGGAGCGGCGATAGCGCACGCAATTCCCGGAGGAATGATAGGGTACACATATAAGCTTCAGTTCGAATAACCTCGAAAACAACAAACCAGAAAAATAAGGCGGGCTATATTATAGCCCGCCTCTCATTTTCAGAAATATATTCTTAAATATCTAACTAATCATTCCGGATCAAGAGATTGGGTTTCGTCAATAAAATTTTTTAAAATCTCAATTGCCTTTTCAGTGGACTCTTTTATATCAGAAGCGGTTTCGCTAACGGCTTCAATGTCAGTACTGTCTTCCAAGATTAACTCGGCTCCGGTTAATATTGGGAAAAGAGTATTATTCAGGTCGTGAGCAGTTTGCCTCGCAAGCTTAAGATAAGCTTTAAAGATCTTTTCCGAACCAAATTGTTCGGCGGTATGATCAAATTTACTCAATATTATATATTTGCATAATAATCGCCTTTCATAAAAATATAAGAAATAGAAAATATGTAATCAACAATCTGAATTATTTAGTGCAAATTAAATTTATAATGATTTAATTAGTCTGCTGAATTGAAAGTAGTTTTAACAGATACCTTTGAGAAATCAAATATTCCTGTTGGAATGCGGAATAACATTTATAATTAAGGAACGGTAAGTGACGCACAGTTTATCATGGTGGGTAGGTTTTAACGTCCTAATATTGGTTCTAATAGCCCTTGACCTTGGCGTATTCCATCGTAAATCCAAAGAAATTTCTGTTAAGGCTGCTCTCTATTGGAGCTTAGGCTGGGTCGTCACTTCTTTGACATTTAATGTTGGAGTATATTATTGGTTCGGCTATCAATCCGCTCTTGAATTTCTTACAGGGTATCTCATCGAAAAGTCGTTAAGTGTGGACAATATTTTTGTCTTCGCCATATTATTCAATTACTTCGGGGTGAAAAAAAGATACCAGCATAAGGTTCTATACTGGGGTATTCTCGGCGCTCTTGTAATGAGGGGCGCTCTCATTGCAGTTGGGGCGGTACTCATCAGCAATTTTCATTGGGTCATATATATTCTTGGAGTATTTTTAGTGTATACCGGAATAAAAATGGCAATACAGGAGGGAATAAGCGTTCACCCCGAGAGGAATCCGGTAATAAAATTGGCGAAAAAATTCTTACCTATGACTAAAGATTATCATGAAGACAAGTTTATTGTAAAAATTGACGGAAAAAGATTTTTTACGCCATTATTAATTGTACTTCTTGTGGTGGAAGTGACAGATCTCGCATTTGCGGTGGATTCCATTCCTGCAATTTTCGCCATAACTAATGATTCCTT encodes:
- a CDS encoding TerC family protein translates to MTHSLSWWVGFNVLILVLIALDLGVFHRKSKEISVKAALYWSLGWVVTSLTFNVGVYYWFGYQSALEFLTGYLIEKSLSVDNIFVFAILFNYFGVKKRYQHKVLYWGILGALVMRGALIAVGAVLISNFHWVIYILGVFLVYTGIKMAIQEGISVHPERNPVIKLAKKFLPMTKDYHEDKFIVKIDGKRFFTPLLIVLLVVEVTDLAFAVDSIPAIFAITNDSFIVYTSNVFAILGLRALYFALSGVLEMFHYLKYGLGFVLSFVGVKMILSDIYEIPIPVALGVVALILTVSIVASIMKPPKIAAESEIEPPSAE
- a CDS encoding CADD family putative folate metabolism protein codes for the protein MNDTKLLADIDQEIMERDLLKHPFYQAWSEGALSIESLRGYAIQYYQFVNMFPRLLSAVHSNCEDLVTRQSILENLAEEENFEKPHPVLWLNFAKALSLSTEEITNSKSLEETEKAMEILTDICRNRHYLAGSAALYAYESRVPEIAGIKIDGLKKYYGIDGEKGLEYFTLHKEVDILHAEIWRNVISSEELSEDVRNEIMDSVREAMSAYNMILDGVQREYASA